One stretch of Flavobacterium sp. 9 DNA includes these proteins:
- a CDS encoding alpha/beta hydrolase: MKTAILKRQLNRLFLSAALILSLLVVTNANAQTAPTKVKNVVLVHGAFADGSGWRNLYDILSKKGYKVTIVQNPLSSLEDDVAATKVVLDNQDGPTILVGHSWGGTVITEAGNHPKVVGLVYVAAFQPDNGENTVQWLQTAPPAPENGVLPPNDKGIVYYDEAKFHAGFCADVSKELAAFMYASQGAFYAKGFGTPVTKAAWKDKPAYAVLATQDKSIDPSIQRAMYKRSNTKVTEVKGSHCVFISQPDAVANVIIGAAKDLSKK, translated from the coding sequence ATGAAAACAGCAATTTTAAAAAGACAATTGAATCGTTTATTCTTGTCTGCAGCATTAATTTTAAGTCTTTTGGTAGTAACAAATGCAAACGCACAAACAGCGCCAACAAAGGTTAAAAATGTAGTTTTGGTACACGGAGCTTTCGCCGATGGTTCCGGATGGAGAAATTTATATGATATACTTTCGAAAAAAGGATATAAAGTAACAATCGTTCAAAATCCTTTAAGTTCTCTTGAAGATGATGTTGCAGCAACAAAAGTGGTACTTGACAATCAAGACGGACCAACAATTTTAGTTGGACATTCTTGGGGAGGAACTGTAATTACAGAAGCTGGAAATCACCCAAAAGTTGTTGGATTGGTTTATGTAGCGGCTTTTCAGCCTGATAACGGAGAAAATACTGTACAATGGTTACAAACTGCACCTCCAGCGCCAGAAAACGGTGTTTTGCCTCCAAACGATAAAGGAATTGTTTATTATGATGAAGCTAAATTTCATGCAGGATTTTGTGCCGATGTAAGTAAAGAACTAGCTGCATTTATGTACGCATCACAAGGTGCTTTTTATGCAAAAGGATTTGGAACACCTGTAACAAAAGCAGCATGGAAAGATAAACCTGCTTATGCAGTTCTTGCAACACAAGATAAAAGTATTGATCCTTCGATTCAACGTGCAATGTACAAACGTTCAAATACTAAAGTTACTGAAGTAAAAGGAAGCCACTGTGTTTTCATTTCTCAACCTGATGCAGTTGCTAACGTAATCATTGGTGCAGCCAAAGATTTAAGCAAAAAATAA
- a CDS encoding GNAT family N-acetyltransferase, whose amino-acid sequence MDINNKNIIIRPAANTDLPQLNEFLQFLVEAERPFDPTLKEGKIFYYNIQDFISDEKTELLVIEENNEIIGCGYAQIRSAKPYKNYELYGYLGFMFVKPEFRGRGINNLLMNDLKKWILSKGISEVRLEVYSDNEAAIRAYEKAGFKKIMTEMRYEIN is encoded by the coding sequence ATGGATATAAATAATAAAAACATAATTATAAGACCAGCTGCAAACACAGATTTGCCGCAGCTTAATGAATTTCTGCAATTTCTCGTTGAAGCAGAACGCCCTTTTGATCCAACCTTAAAAGAAGGGAAAATTTTCTATTATAATATTCAGGATTTTATCTCAGACGAAAAAACAGAACTTTTGGTAATCGAAGAAAATAATGAAATTATTGGATGCGGATATGCCCAAATTCGATCTGCAAAACCTTATAAAAACTATGAGCTTTATGGATATCTTGGCTTTATGTTTGTAAAACCGGAATTTAGAGGAAGAGGCATTAATAATTTATTGATGAACGATCTTAAGAAATGGATTTTATCAAAAGGAATCTCTGAAGTCCGACTCGAAGTTTACTCTGATAATGAAGCCGCCATTCGTGCTTATGAAAAAGCAGGCTTCAAAAAAATAATGACCGAAATGCGTTACGAGATTAACTAA
- a CDS encoding glycoside hydrolase family 130 protein gives MRVPVIRKNILFCPDSKRVVARYFMNGDERTQQMVLRIMMLDEKQVLETLEQTLREFARRHRNISAIFFKHCERIRPLIEALQIDYEAMSLDRKMLIGSYCTMEYAIESAAIFNPSIVEDFDQSGLEEGEKRVIISFRATGEGHISSIVFRRGILDKNNNLQVMKIGHNIDKAEINHKSTFNKERFLSKLSEMHTQDRYITQIMQELPNDFEYAVLKNLVTVALSDPSIREERRIALNEIMWLAKSFYDLEFKHDSDITERVIFPISESESRGIEDARFVRFTDDDGSTRVMATYTAYNGHAILPKLISTEDFYSFRVMPLHGIGAQNKNLALFPKKIKGKFAMLARIDGVNNYIMYSDRVTQWNNPVLLQEPRYTWEFTQIGNCGSPLWTEEGWLVITHGVGTMRRYCIGASLFDLDDPTKEIGRLKEPLLSPLEDEREGYVPNVVYSCGAIIHNNSLILPYAVSDYSSTYAIVDMIVLLDALKNSK, from the coding sequence ATGCGAGTACCAGTCATACGAAAAAATATATTATTTTGCCCAGATTCTAAAAGAGTTGTTGCCCGATATTTTATGAATGGTGATGAACGAACCCAACAAATGGTTCTCCGCATAATGATGCTCGACGAAAAACAAGTTCTGGAAACCTTAGAACAGACACTTCGCGAGTTTGCCAGACGTCACCGAAATATTTCTGCAATATTTTTTAAACATTGCGAACGAATAAGACCTTTAATCGAAGCTTTGCAAATTGATTATGAAGCGATGTCTCTAGACAGAAAAATGCTCATAGGTTCTTATTGCACAATGGAATACGCCATAGAATCTGCAGCCATTTTTAATCCGTCTATTGTCGAAGATTTTGATCAGTCAGGACTTGAAGAAGGCGAAAAACGTGTTATCATTTCCTTTAGAGCCACGGGTGAAGGACATATTTCATCAATTGTTTTTAGACGAGGAATTCTTGACAAAAACAATAATCTGCAAGTCATGAAAATTGGTCATAATATTGATAAGGCCGAGATTAATCATAAATCGACTTTCAATAAAGAACGATTCTTGTCGAAATTGTCCGAAATGCACACGCAAGACAGATACATCACACAAATCATGCAGGAATTACCAAATGACTTCGAGTATGCTGTTCTGAAAAACCTGGTCACTGTTGCTTTAAGCGATCCTTCGATTCGCGAAGAAAGAAGAATTGCCCTAAACGAAATAATGTGGCTGGCGAAATCATTCTACGATTTAGAATTCAAACACGATTCTGATATTACGGAACGTGTTATATTTCCAATCTCTGAATCTGAAAGCCGCGGTATAGAAGATGCACGTTTTGTTCGTTTTACTGATGATGATGGTTCCACCCGAGTTATGGCAACTTACACGGCTTATAACGGTCACGCGATATTGCCTAAACTTATCTCAACCGAAGATTTCTACTCTTTTAGAGTAATGCCTTTGCATGGTATTGGTGCTCAAAATAAAAACTTAGCGTTATTTCCAAAGAAAATAAAAGGCAAATTTGCTATGCTCGCCAGAATCGATGGCGTAAATAATTACATCATGTATTCTGACAGAGTTACACAATGGAATAATCCTGTTTTACTGCAAGAACCGCGCTATACTTGGGAATTTACGCAAATAGGAAATTGTGGATCTCCACTTTGGACAGAGGAAGGCTGGCTTGTAATCACGCACGGCGTTGGTACAATGAGACGTTATTGCATTGGCGCTTCGTTATTTGATCTTGATGATCCAACAAAAGAAATTGGAAGACTTAAAGAACCATTACTTTCGCCATTAGAAGACGAACGTGAAGGTTATGTACCAAATGTTGTGTATTCTTGTGGCGCAATTATTCACAATAATAGTTTGATTTTGCCTTATGCCGTATCCGATTACTCTTCGACTTATGCCATTGTTGATATGATAGTACTTTTAGATGCATTGAAAAACAGCAAATAA
- a CDS encoding DUF6193 family natural product biosynthesis protein — MISENPNKASQNSAIVENGNRFSQINIIEEEKIYRSDFWRDGVYLACGKAPNITEFAKALDYWLCQDVTTKMFSEKFKFIHTSEKSFAFDEGREIEYQWEGLLEDDNDWDLKEFVSLAINDEILSNLFPFTSHDTLCFSKCTGYPYDFEGLPHVTSKEFENNSEISNEKQFVVTINNMEYLGEGNAATALKIVKANLPKGLELARKGVAKD, encoded by the coding sequence TTGATTTCAGAAAACCCAAATAAAGCATCTCAGAATTCAGCAATAGTTGAAAATGGAAATAGATTTTCGCAAATAAATATTATTGAAGAGGAAAAAATTTATAGATCTGATTTTTGGAGAGATGGCGTTTATTTAGCATGCGGAAAAGCGCCAAACATTACAGAATTTGCAAAAGCCTTAGATTATTGGTTATGCCAGGATGTAACCACTAAAATGTTTTCTGAAAAATTTAAATTTATTCACACTAGTGAAAAATCTTTTGCTTTTGACGAGGGAAGAGAAATTGAATATCAATGGGAAGGTTTATTAGAAGATGATAATGATTGGGATCTTAAAGAATTTGTTAGCTTAGCAATTAACGATGAAATTTTAAGTAATCTTTTTCCATTTACAAGTCATGATACTTTATGTTTTAGCAAATGTACAGGCTACCCTTATGATTTTGAAGGTTTACCACATGTAACATCCAAAGAATTTGAAAATAACTCAGAAATTTCAAATGAAAAACAATTTGTAGTGACAATAAATAATATGGAATATCTTGGTGAAGGAAATGCTGCTACTGCTCTAAAAATTGTTAAAGCTAATTTACCAAAAGGCTTGGAACTCGCCAGAAAAGGAGTCGCAAAAGATTAA
- a CDS encoding PKD-like domain-containing protein: MKKILFTLSIVLFLAGCSKDDDAVQSPPKIEITIPANGFVTDKMQWFSVKPQVGSEIENTYKWIVNGKEVSTTADLSYVFATAGTYNIEFKAKNGAGESSKSFTVTVNDKAYLNRIKNVFDFFPAPGQFTNGLPEYIAGDTDETMRAKAEKAITTDNSMITLGGFGGYVTFGFDHTVINKEGNDFIVLGNAFSNWAEPGIIMVSIDANGNGKPDDEWFEIAGSEHKKATTIKNYEITYYKPATEPEDPSEPNYIRWTDNQGKTGYVSKNPFHSQPFYPSWKGSTITFKGTFLQSNAFDQSGTGSYWVCPAYDWGYADNWSNTDDKSQIDINWAVNSKGEPVKLKGIDFVKVYNSNRAEAGWLGEVSTEVTGFKDLNLP, encoded by the coding sequence ATGAAGAAGATTTTATTTACCTTGTCAATTGTCCTGTTCTTGGCGGGATGTTCTAAAGATGATGATGCTGTACAGAGTCCTCCGAAAATTGAAATTACGATTCCTGCAAATGGTTTTGTTACAGATAAAATGCAATGGTTCAGTGTTAAACCTCAAGTGGGAAGTGAGATAGAGAATACCTATAAATGGATCGTGAATGGCAAGGAAGTGTCAACAACCGCTGATTTATCTTATGTATTTGCAACAGCAGGAACTTATAATATTGAATTTAAAGCTAAAAATGGAGCAGGCGAAAGCTCGAAATCATTTACTGTTACAGTAAACGATAAAGCGTATTTGAACAGAATCAAAAATGTGTTCGATTTCTTTCCGGCGCCGGGACAATTCACCAATGGTTTACCTGAATATATTGCGGGAGATACTGATGAAACCATGCGAGCAAAAGCTGAAAAAGCAATCACGACCGATAATAGCATGATTACTCTTGGAGGATTTGGAGGTTATGTAACCTTTGGTTTTGATCATACGGTTATTAATAAAGAAGGAAATGATTTTATCGTACTTGGAAATGCTTTTTCAAATTGGGCAGAACCTGGAATTATAATGGTTTCGATCGATGCTAACGGAAATGGAAAACCAGATGATGAATGGTTCGAAATTGCGGGTTCTGAGCATAAAAAAGCAACTACAATTAAAAACTACGAGATAACATATTACAAACCTGCTACAGAGCCGGAAGATCCAAGTGAACCAAATTATATTCGCTGGACGGATAATCAGGGAAAAACAGGTTATGTTTCGAAAAATCCTTTTCACAGTCAGCCTTTTTATCCATCTTGGAAAGGAAGTACGATTACTTTTAAAGGAACATTTTTGCAATCTAATGCATTCGATCAATCAGGAACGGGAAGTTACTGGGTTTGTCCGGCATATGATTGGGGTTACGCAGATAACTGGTCTAATACTGATGACAAATCGCAAATTGATATCAATTGGGCTGTAAACTCAAAAGGAGAACCTGTAAAACTAAAAGGTATTGACTTTGTAAAAGTTTATAATTCGAATCGTGCAGAAGCAGGTTGGTTAGGAGAAGTTTCTACGGAAGTTACAGGATTTAAAGATTTGAATTTACCGTAA
- the mug gene encoding G/U mismatch-specific DNA glycosylase, protein MLTDIIAKDLKVLFCGINPGLKSASDGHHFSGRSNRFWKVLHQAGFTPHQIEPENDFIILELGYGLTTAVARPTTRADELSKEEFRDSIQIFKNKINQFQPQYIAFLGKAAYKAFSGKKQILWGLQEEDFCGSKVWVLPNPSGLNRGFSIDDLITHYSELYLVIANQA, encoded by the coding sequence ATGCTAACCGATATTATTGCCAAAGATCTTAAAGTACTTTTTTGCGGAATTAATCCGGGTTTAAAATCCGCTTCAGACGGTCATCATTTTTCCGGAAGAAGTAATCGTTTCTGGAAAGTTTTGCATCAGGCTGGTTTTACACCACATCAAATCGAACCCGAAAATGACTTTATAATTCTTGAATTAGGATACGGATTAACAACTGCAGTCGCAAGACCAACAACTCGTGCAGACGAACTTTCTAAAGAGGAATTTAGGGATTCTATCCAAATATTCAAAAACAAAATAAATCAATTTCAGCCGCAATATATCGCGTTTCTGGGCAAAGCAGCGTACAAAGCTTTTTCAGGCAAAAAGCAAATTTTATGGGGCTTACAAGAAGAAGATTTCTGTGGTTCTAAAGTTTGGGTTTTACCAAATCCCAGTGGTTTGAATCGAGGATTTAGCATAGACGATCTTATTACTCATTATTCCGAATTATATTTGGTTATTGCAAATCAAGCCTAG
- a CDS encoding OsmC family protein: MKFTRNANANWKGTGMEGNGTITTQSTTLNNAQLSFKTRFAEGVGTNPEELIAAAHAGCFTMQLSFLLSEAGFVPEDLNTVAKVTFEDGTITLITLELTGSVPGISVDDFEKTAQKAKEICPISKLLNTEIVLKSTLVSL, from the coding sequence ATGAAATTTACAAGAAACGCAAACGCAAACTGGAAAGGTACAGGAATGGAAGGAAATGGAACCATTACTACTCAAAGTACAACATTAAACAATGCACAACTGTCTTTTAAAACTCGTTTTGCAGAAGGAGTAGGGACAAATCCTGAAGAATTGATCGCTGCAGCACATGCAGGATGTTTTACAATGCAATTGAGCTTTTTATTATCAGAAGCAGGTTTTGTGCCTGAAGATTTAAATACGGTTGCAAAAGTAACTTTTGAAGATGGTACAATTACTTTAATCACTTTGGAACTTACAGGTTCAGTTCCTGGGATTTCAGTTGATGATTTTGAAAAAACAGCTCAAAAAGCAAAAGAAATCTGTCCAATTTCAAAATTACTTAATACTGAAATTGTTTTGAAATCAACTCTAGTGTCTTTATAA
- a CDS encoding TonB-dependent siderophore receptor — protein MFVFAWILFLNPMYGQDNPLKNNKESDSLKKHQLNEVIVTTSKREFKVESPMPVQILSGKQLEKLNSLSVADAVRYFSGVQLKDYGGIGGLKTINVRSLGSAHTAVFYDGMSVGNAQNGQVDLGKYSLDNIEAIELYNGQKSTIFQPARGFFSSNTLFLKTKIPDFSSGKTTKIRVGVKTGSFGLFNPSFLYQQKLSSNFSLTASTEWLKADGKYKYRYQKTNGYDTTAVRQNGDITALRSELALQAKVGTTGQATLKAYYYDSERGLPGAILANKYEYVQRQWDRNFFVHGSFQNSFSKNYELLANIKFSRDYNRYIDPDYKTLQGALDNKYYQNEFYASVVNQYTIKEWWKVSLATDFSINTLTANLYRFPYPTRYSYLGALSTEMHWSRLDIQANLLGAYVDEQVKYYQQGDSQHVFCPVVSASYQPFDTKKFRVRAFYKESFRMPTFNDLYYTFIGNSSLKPEFTTQYDFGSTYIIEPKKFLQSASFQADVYYNHVKDKIVAMPSANLFRWTMMNLGEVDITGFELNTNFVFRFPEEIFLDLGLSYTYQKAIDVTPKGTTYGDQIPYTPMNSGTATSSISWKNWQLNYSFIYTGERYSQKANIPVNYVKPWYTSDMALIWDGKFLKLPTKVGAEVNNIFNQYYDVVLNFPMPGRNYRLSMSVNF, from the coding sequence TTGTTTGTATTTGCATGGATTTTATTTTTGAATCCGATGTATGGACAAGATAATCCTCTGAAAAATAATAAGGAGTCAGATTCTTTAAAGAAACATCAATTGAATGAGGTTATTGTAACCACAAGCAAGCGTGAATTTAAGGTAGAATCTCCTATGCCTGTCCAAATATTGTCAGGAAAACAGCTTGAAAAACTAAATAGTCTTTCTGTTGCAGATGCTGTGCGTTATTTTTCGGGTGTGCAACTAAAAGATTATGGCGGAATTGGCGGTTTAAAAACTATAAATGTCAGAAGTTTAGGAAGTGCTCATACAGCAGTTTTTTATGACGGAATGAGTGTTGGAAATGCGCAAAACGGACAAGTAGATCTCGGAAAATATTCACTGGATAATATCGAAGCCATTGAATTGTATAATGGACAAAAATCTACTATTTTTCAGCCTGCACGAGGTTTTTTCTCTTCGAATACGCTTTTCTTAAAAACAAAAATTCCTGATTTCTCTTCTGGAAAAACCACAAAAATAAGAGTTGGCGTAAAAACGGGTTCGTTTGGACTTTTTAATCCTTCTTTTCTATATCAACAAAAATTATCGTCTAATTTCTCTCTTACAGCAAGTACAGAATGGCTTAAAGCCGATGGAAAATATAAGTACAGATACCAAAAGACGAATGGTTATGATACAACGGCTGTCAGGCAAAATGGCGATATCACGGCTTTAAGAAGTGAATTGGCATTACAGGCAAAAGTTGGAACTACGGGTCAGGCTACATTAAAAGCTTATTATTATGATTCTGAACGTGGACTTCCGGGAGCGATTTTAGCCAATAAATATGAATATGTACAGCGGCAATGGGACAGAAATTTCTTTGTTCATGGTTCTTTTCAAAATTCATTTTCGAAGAATTACGAACTGCTTGCCAATATAAAATTCAGCAGAGATTATAATCGGTACATTGATCCTGATTATAAAACATTGCAAGGCGCGCTGGATAATAAATATTATCAAAATGAATTTTATGCTTCTGTTGTAAATCAATATACGATCAAGGAATGGTGGAAAGTTTCTTTGGCAACAGATTTTTCGATCAATACACTTACTGCTAATTTATACCGATTTCCATATCCAACCAGATATTCTTATTTGGGCGCATTATCTACAGAAATGCATTGGTCAAGACTTGATATTCAGGCAAATTTGTTAGGCGCATATGTCGACGAACAGGTTAAATATTATCAGCAAGGAGATAGTCAGCACGTTTTTTGTCCGGTTGTATCCGCTTCTTATCAACCTTTTGATACTAAAAAATTCAGGGTTAGAGCATTTTATAAAGAATCTTTCAGAATGCCAACTTTCAATGATTTGTATTATACTTTTATCGGAAACAGCTCTTTAAAACCTGAATTTACTACGCAATATGATTTTGGTTCCACTTATATTATTGAGCCGAAAAAGTTTCTGCAATCGGCTTCCTTTCAGGCAGATGTATATTATAATCACGTAAAAGACAAAATTGTTGCGATGCCATCTGCCAATTTATTTCGATGGACGATGATGAATCTTGGGGAAGTTGATATCACAGGTTTTGAATTGAATACCAATTTTGTATTCCGTTTTCCGGAAGAAATATTTCTGGATTTGGGCTTGAGTTATACGTATCAAAAAGCAATTGATGTTACGCCAAAAGGCACAACTTACGGAGATCAGATTCCGTACACGCCAATGAACAGCGGAACAGCAACTTCGTCTATAAGCTGGAAAAACTGGCAGTTGAACTACAGCTTTATTTATACCGGAGAACGATACAGTCAGAAAGCCAATATTCCTGTAAATTATGTAAAACCTTGGTATACCAGCGATATGGCTTTGATTTGGGATGGAAAATTCCTGAAACTTCCAACAAAAGTAGGAGCGGAGGTCAACAATATATTCAATCAATATTATGATGTGGTTTTAAATTTTCCGATGCCAGGGAGAAATTATCGCCTGAGTATGTCAGTAAATTTTTAA
- a CDS encoding DNA-3-methyladenine glycosylase, producing the protein MKLQFSYYLNQDVLFLAKDLLGKVLFTQIDGEITAGIIVETEAYFGVQDKASHAYGGRRTDRTETLYNQGGISYVYLCYGIHNLFNIVSSVEGEPHAVLIRAIQPLIGKDIIELRRKMAITKAAISSGPGSAAKALGIDRSFNGKDLAGEEIWIEDHGIRYTDDQIVAVPRVGVAYAQEDALLPWRFCIKDNKYVSKPNKF; encoded by the coding sequence TTGAAACTACAATTCTCTTATTACCTCAATCAGGATGTGCTTTTTCTGGCTAAAGATCTTTTAGGTAAAGTTCTTTTCACTCAAATCGACGGAGAAATAACTGCTGGCATAATCGTAGAAACCGAAGCTTATTTTGGCGTTCAGGATAAAGCATCGCATGCTTACGGTGGCCGACGCACGGATCGAACGGAAACTTTATACAATCAAGGCGGAATCTCGTATGTCTATCTTTGCTACGGAATCCATAATCTGTTTAATATTGTGAGTTCTGTCGAAGGAGAACCTCATGCCGTTTTGATTCGGGCAATTCAACCTTTAATTGGCAAAGATATTATAGAATTAAGGCGTAAAATGGCGATTACTAAAGCGGCGATTTCATCTGGTCCGGGTTCTGCTGCCAAAGCTTTAGGAATTGATCGTTCTTTTAACGGAAAAGATTTAGCCGGAGAAGAAATCTGGATCGAAGATCATGGAATTCGATATACGGATGATCAAATTGTAGCAGTTCCTCGCGTAGGTGTTGCATATGCTCAGGAAGATGCTCTTTTGCCGTGGCGTTTTTGTATAAAAGACAACAAATATGTAAGCAAACCTAACAAGTTTTAA
- a CDS encoding hydrogen peroxide-inducible genes activator, with translation MTIQQLKYIVALDEERHFARAAEVCMVTQPGLTIQLKNLEEEIGIKIFDRNKVPLTPTILGIEIINRAKKILREADEIRDFVVNEKNKLEGEVKIGIISTLSPYLIPLFIKAMKKATPKMQFIIKEANTGQLMNDVMTGALDVAIMATPTGNPHLIEHPVFKEPFVAYLNTIHPMAAESHYELQPSDRAELLLLQNEYCYNAQLLDICDIKNPGKIKEQFSYDISSIETLKNLVRAQLGFAIIPELSMINEVETGLFKHFKEPKPVREISLVVSDTFSKKLLLEKMNEAIWNCLPESLQQNFAYKKIKWNDSPYFIKATTR, from the coding sequence ATGACCATTCAACAGTTAAAATATATTGTAGCATTAGACGAAGAACGCCATTTTGCACGAGCTGCAGAAGTTTGTATGGTAACGCAACCCGGACTAACAATTCAGTTAAAAAATCTGGAAGAAGAAATTGGAATCAAAATTTTTGATCGAAATAAAGTGCCCTTAACTCCTACTATACTTGGAATTGAAATTATAAACCGTGCCAAAAAAATCCTTCGTGAAGCCGATGAAATTCGGGATTTTGTAGTTAATGAAAAAAATAAGCTTGAAGGAGAAGTCAAAATCGGTATTATTTCGACATTGTCACCTTATTTGATTCCGCTTTTTATTAAGGCAATGAAAAAGGCAACTCCCAAAATGCAATTCATTATAAAAGAAGCTAATACAGGTCAGCTTATGAATGATGTTATGACCGGAGCACTTGATGTAGCAATTATGGCAACTCCCACAGGGAATCCGCATTTAATAGAACATCCGGTTTTCAAAGAACCTTTTGTTGCTTATTTAAATACAATACATCCTATGGCAGCAGAATCTCATTATGAATTGCAGCCGTCAGACAGAGCCGAACTGCTTTTACTCCAAAATGAATATTGTTATAATGCACAACTTTTGGATATTTGTGACATTAAGAATCCAGGGAAAATAAAAGAACAATTCAGTTATGATATTAGTTCGATTGAAACCTTAAAAAATCTGGTAAGAGCACAATTAGGATTTGCTATAATACCGGAACTTTCGATGATTAATGAAGTTGAAACGGGACTTTTTAAACATTTCAAAGAACCTAAACCCGTTCGCGAAATCAGTCTTGTAGTTTCAGATACTTTTTCGAAAAAATTACTACTCGAAAAAATGAATGAAGCAATTTGGAATTGCCTTCCGGAATCCTTACAGCAAAATTTTGCGTATAAAAAAATCAAATGGAACGATTCTCCTTATTTTATTAAAGCAACCACGAGATAA
- a CDS encoding YncE family protein, with the protein MKTNFKFLILLVLIAMSFQACQQDDPIIPEEVVVLPPETVTSVDGFYLLNEGNMNMNKSSLDYYDYQSGTYRRNVYGQANPEATLGLGDVGNDIGIYGSKVYAVINNSNKIEVMDAATTKRIKVIDVKNCRYVTFANGKAYASAYDGEVQLGENSPNGFVAEIDTTSLKITRTVKVGRQPEEMAIVGDKLYIANSGGYSPPNYERTVSVIDLKTFTKIKDIDVAINLHRLEADADGDIYVSSRGDYYNIPSKLFVIDTKTDKVKKTFDIACANLSIVGDKGYIIGSEFSYVTFKWKINYSMIDVKNETLLEGSFLPKAVSDQIKTPYGLAVDPFSLNVYVTDAGDYVSPGKLYCIDKNGETKFTVITGDIPAHFAFKLKKTIKNNK; encoded by the coding sequence ATGAAAACAAACTTCAAGTTTTTGATTCTATTGGTTTTAATAGCGATGAGTTTTCAAGCGTGTCAGCAAGATGATCCTATTATCCCAGAAGAGGTAGTTGTTTTGCCTCCGGAAACGGTTACAAGCGTCGACGGATTTTATCTCCTTAACGAAGGAAATATGAATATGAACAAATCGTCATTAGACTATTATGACTATCAGTCCGGGACTTACAGACGAAATGTTTATGGTCAGGCAAATCCGGAAGCGACTTTAGGCTTGGGAGATGTGGGAAATGATATTGGTATTTACGGATCAAAAGTTTATGCTGTGATCAATAACTCAAATAAGATCGAAGTTATGGATGCTGCAACAACTAAACGTATTAAAGTTATTGATGTAAAAAACTGCCGTTATGTAACTTTTGCAAACGGAAAAGCCTACGCAAGTGCTTACGATGGCGAAGTACAATTGGGAGAAAATTCGCCAAATGGTTTTGTTGCCGAAATCGATACGACATCACTTAAGATTACAAGAACGGTAAAAGTAGGACGTCAGCCTGAGGAAATGGCGATTGTTGGTGACAAATTATACATCGCAAATTCCGGCGGATATAGTCCGCCAAATTATGAAAGAACAGTTTCTGTAATTGACTTAAAAACCTTTACAAAAATCAAAGATATTGATGTTGCAATTAACCTTCACAGACTGGAAGCAGATGCTGACGGAGATATTTATGTAAGTTCTCGTGGTGATTATTACAATATTCCTTCAAAACTTTTTGTAATCGATACAAAAACAGATAAAGTAAAGAAAACCTTTGATATTGCTTGTGCTAATCTTTCTATCGTTGGCGATAAAGGTTACATAATTGGATCAGAATTTAGTTATGTCACTTTCAAATGGAAAATAAATTATTCTATGATCGACGTAAAAAATGAGACTTTACTTGAAGGAAGTTTTTTACCAAAAGCAGTTAGTGATCAAATTAAAACGCCTTACGGACTTGCGGTTGATCCTTTTTCGCTAAATGTTTACGTAACAGATGCCGGTGATTATGTTTCGCCAGGAAAACTGTATTGCATCGATAAAAACGGAGAAACCAAGTTTACTGTAATTACAGGAGATATACCGGCTCATTTTGCCTTTAAACTAAAGAAAACAATCAAAAACAATAAATAA